In Chryseobacterium camelliae, one DNA window encodes the following:
- a CDS encoding efflux RND transporter permease subunit, whose translation MNKFIKNIIAFSLKNKAFTFIWVAILAVSGFISFKNMPIEAFPDVTNTQIVIITQWNGRSAEEVERFVTTPIELAMSPVQKKTSVRSTTMFGLSIVKILFDDGVDDTFARNQVNNQLRTVNLPDEVDPEVQPPYGPTGEIFRYTLQSKTKDSRELLTLQNWVIDRALRGVPGVADINVFGGQDKVFELSIDPRALDKYNLTPLQVYDAVTKSNLNVGGDVIEKNGQAYVVRGIGLVKSVADIGNITIQNDSGNPVLVKNVADVHESSMPRVGQAGLNNQEDTVEGIVVMRKGENPREVLVGVKAKIKELNEKILPKDVKMVTFYDRDNLMDFTTHTVMHNLIEGIVLVTVIVLIFMADWRTTLIVSIIIPLSLLFAFLCLKMAGMSANLLSLGAVDFGIIIDGAVVMVEGLFVMLDHKAHKYGPEKFNKMAKAGWIKQTGTGLGKAIFFSKLIIITSLIPIFSFQKVEGKMFSPLAFTLGFALTGALIFTLTLVPVLSHILLNKNVREKNNPFVNFWDRIVLKGFNYTFKHKKLSLIVALLFLAATLFSGKFLGTEFLPQLNEGSLWITAEMPMSSSLKESLKTADLLKKDIRSFPEVTDVLAQTGRSNDGTDPNGFGFVQFAVNLKPKEDWKRHITYEQLIEEIDKKLRSYQGITFNYSQPISDNVAEAVAGFKAENGIKIYGDNLQTLNRLAEEVLKQVKDINGVKDAGIIKNIGQPEVSVVLDRDKMAAYGVMPDDAQSVLEMAFGGKTASEMFDGERKFPIRLRYEKEYRKDENDIAALMVPTQDGSKIPLKEISTIVKDNGAAFIYRDDIKRYIGIKFSIRDRDLGSTIADAQKAVSKIDLPDGYSVGWTGQFENQQRASKRLTQVVPISILGIFFLLFVLFGNMKDSLLVLANVPFALIGGIIALHVTGINFGISAGVGMIALLGICIQNGVILITEFHQNVKNGLHLDQAILNGVKSRTRPVIMTALMASIGLMPAALSTGIGSESQKPLAIVIIGGLITATVLTLLIFPIIFWIFNRTKKSQQI comes from the coding sequence ATGAATAAATTCATAAAAAATATAATTGCTTTTTCATTAAAGAATAAGGCATTCACATTCATCTGGGTAGCCATCTTAGCGGTTTCAGGTTTTATCAGCTTCAAAAATATGCCTATTGAAGCCTTTCCGGATGTTACCAATACCCAGATTGTAATCATTACCCAATGGAACGGGCGAAGCGCAGAGGAGGTGGAACGTTTTGTAACCACCCCAATAGAGCTGGCCATGAGCCCGGTCCAGAAGAAAACCAGCGTGAGGAGTACCACTATGTTCGGTTTATCCATCGTTAAAATCCTTTTTGATGACGGTGTGGATGACACCTTTGCCAGAAACCAGGTAAATAATCAGCTGAGGACCGTCAACCTTCCTGATGAAGTAGATCCTGAAGTGCAGCCGCCCTACGGGCCTACCGGTGAAATCTTCCGTTATACCTTACAGAGTAAAACCAAAGATTCCCGCGAACTGCTGACTTTGCAGAACTGGGTGATTGACCGTGCCCTGAGAGGCGTTCCCGGCGTAGCGGATATCAATGTGTTCGGAGGACAGGATAAAGTCTTTGAATTGAGTATCGATCCAAGAGCACTCGATAAATACAACCTTACCCCGTTGCAGGTCTATGATGCGGTTACCAAAAGCAACCTGAATGTGGGTGGCGATGTCATTGAGAAAAACGGCCAGGCTTATGTGGTGCGAGGGATCGGACTGGTAAAATCCGTGGCCGATATTGGTAATATTACCATACAGAACGATAGCGGAAACCCGGTTCTGGTGAAGAATGTTGCTGATGTTCATGAAAGCTCCATGCCTAGGGTAGGACAGGCCGGCCTGAATAATCAGGAAGATACCGTAGAAGGGATCGTTGTGATGAGAAAAGGAGAGAACCCGCGTGAAGTGCTGGTGGGGGTAAAAGCGAAAATCAAGGAGCTTAATGAAAAGATCCTGCCTAAAGATGTGAAAATGGTGACGTTCTATGACCGTGACAACCTGATGGATTTCACTACCCATACCGTAATGCACAACCTGATTGAAGGAATTGTGCTGGTAACGGTAATCGTGCTGATCTTTATGGCCGACTGGAGGACAACACTTATTGTTTCCATCATTATTCCGTTGTCTTTGCTCTTTGCATTCCTGTGCCTGAAAATGGCGGGAATGAGTGCCAATTTACTTTCTTTGGGTGCCGTAGACTTCGGAATTATCATCGATGGGGCCGTCGTCATGGTGGAAGGGCTCTTCGTAATGCTCGACCACAAAGCCCACAAGTACGGACCTGAAAAATTCAATAAAATGGCTAAGGCCGGATGGATCAAGCAGACCGGGACCGGATTGGGGAAAGCCATTTTCTTCTCAAAACTGATCATCATTACATCCCTGATCCCGATTTTCTCATTCCAGAAAGTTGAAGGAAAGATGTTCTCGCCATTAGCGTTTACTTTAGGATTTGCTTTAACGGGAGCCCTTATTTTTACTCTTACCCTGGTGCCCGTTCTGTCACATATCCTTTTAAATAAAAATGTAAGGGAAAAGAATAATCCGTTTGTCAACTTCTGGGACAGAATTGTGCTCAAAGGGTTCAACTATACTTTTAAGCATAAAAAATTAAGTCTTATCGTTGCCCTGCTATTCCTGGCCGCAACTTTATTTTCCGGTAAATTCTTAGGAACTGAATTTTTACCACAATTGAATGAAGGCTCGCTCTGGATTACTGCAGAGATGCCGATGAGCTCCTCGCTGAAAGAATCCCTGAAAACAGCGGATCTCCTGAAGAAAGATATCAGGAGTTTCCCTGAAGTGACGGATGTACTGGCACAGACCGGAAGAAGTAATGACGGTACAGACCCCAACGGATTCGGATTCGTGCAGTTCGCGGTCAACCTTAAGCCTAAAGAAGACTGGAAACGGCATATTACCTATGAACAGCTGATCGAAGAAATTGATAAGAAGCTGAGATCTTATCAGGGAATCACGTTCAATTATTCCCAGCCGATTTCCGATAATGTAGCTGAAGCCGTGGCAGGTTTCAAAGCAGAAAACGGAATCAAGATTTATGGGGACAACCTTCAGACCCTGAACCGCTTGGCAGAAGAAGTCCTGAAGCAGGTAAAAGATATCAACGGAGTGAAGGATGCCGGGATCATCAAAAATATCGGACAGCCCGAAGTGAGCGTGGTACTGGATCGTGATAAGATGGCTGCTTACGGCGTGATGCCGGATGATGCACAGTCGGTTCTTGAAATGGCATTCGGGGGGAAAACGGCGTCAGAAATGTTCGACGGTGAAAGAAAGTTCCCGATCCGCCTCCGGTATGAAAAAGAATACAGGAAAGATGAAAACGATATCGCTGCATTGATGGTTCCTACACAGGACGGGTCTAAGATTCCTTTAAAAGAGATCAGCACGATAGTCAAGGATAACGGAGCCGCATTTATTTACCGGGACGATATCAAACGGTATATCGGGATTAAATTTTCCATCCGCGACCGTGATTTGGGAAGTACGATTGCCGATGCACAGAAAGCGGTTTCAAAAATCGATCTTCCGGATGGATATTCTGTAGGATGGACCGGCCAGTTTGAAAACCAGCAGCGGGCTTCAAAAAGGCTGACTCAGGTAGTGCCGATCAGTATCCTGGGAATTTTCTTCCTGCTGTTTGTACTGTTCGGGAACATGAAAGATTCACTTCTGGTGCTGGCCAATGTGCCGTTTGCCCTGATCGGTGGCATCATTGCCCTTCATGTAACCGGAATTAATTTCGGGATTTCCGCCGGGGTGGGAATGATTGCCCTGCTGGGAATCTGTATCCAGAACGGAGTCATCCTCATTACGGAATTCCATCAGAACGTCAAGAACGGGCTGCATCTGGACCAGGCCATCCTGAATGGCGTAAAATCCAGGACAAGACCCGTGATCATGACGGCCCTGATGGCTTCCATAGGACTGATGCCGGCAGCATTGTCTACAGGAATCGGTTCAGAATCCCAGAAACCCCTTGCGATTGTGATCATCGGAGGATTGATTACGGCAACCGTTCTTACTTTGCTCATCTTCCCGATTATTTTCTGGATCTTTAACAGGACCAAGAAATCCCAACAAATCTGA
- the tuf gene encoding elongation factor Tu, whose translation MAKETFNRNKPHLNIGTIGHVDHGKTTLTAAISSVLANKGLAEKKDFSAIDSAPEEKERGITINTAHIEYETENRHYAHVDCPGHADYVKNMVTGAAQMDGAILVCAATDGPMPQTREHILLCRQVNVPRIVVFMNKVDMVDDAELLELVELELRDLLSTYEYDGDNSPVIQGSALGALNGDEKWVKTVEELMDAVDTWIEQPVRDQDKPFLMPIEDVFSITGRGTVATGRIEAGVINTGDPVDIVGMGDEKLTSTITGVEMFRKILDRGEAGDNVGLLLRGIEKTDIKRGMVIAKKDSVKPHKKFKAEVYILSKEEGGRHTPFHNKYRPQFYVRTTDVTGEIFLPEGVEMVMPGDNLTITVELLQPIALNEGLRFAIREGGRTVGAGQVTEILD comes from the coding sequence ATGGCAAAGGAAACGTTTAATCGTAACAAACCACACTTGAACATTGGTACTATTGGTCACGTTGACCATGGTAAAACTACTCTTACTGCTGCAATCAGTAGTGTATTAGCAAACAAAGGTCTTGCTGAGAAAAAAGACTTCTCTGCTATTGACTCTGCTCCAGAAGAAAAAGAAAGAGGTATCACAATTAATACAGCTCACATCGAATACGAAACTGAAAACAGACACTATGCTCACGTTGACTGTCCAGGTCACGCGGACTATGTAAAAAACATGGTTACTGGTGCTGCTCAGATGGATGGAGCTATCCTTGTATGTGCTGCAACTGATGGACCAATGCCTCAAACAAGAGAGCACATCCTACTTTGCCGTCAGGTAAACGTACCAAGAATCGTTGTTTTCATGAACAAAGTGGATATGGTGGATGATGCTGAGCTTTTAGAGCTTGTTGAATTAGAACTTAGAGATTTATTATCTACTTACGAATATGACGGAGATAACTCTCCAGTAATCCAGGGATCTGCTCTTGGTGCTCTTAACGGAGATGAGAAGTGGGTTAAGACTGTTGAAGAATTGATGGATGCAGTTGATACTTGGATCGAGCAGCCTGTAAGAGATCAGGATAAGCCATTCTTGATGCCAATTGAAGACGTATTCTCTATTACAGGTAGAGGTACTGTTGCAACTGGTAGAATCGAGGCTGGTGTTATCAACACTGGTGATCCAGTAGATATCGTTGGTATGGGTGATGAAAAATTAACTTCTACAATTACAGGGGTTGAGATGTTCAGAAAAATCCTAGACAGAGGTGAAGCTGGTGATAACGTAGGTCTATTGTTGAGAGGTATTGAAAAAACTGACATCAAGAGAGGTATGGTTATCGCTAAGAAAGATTCTGTGAAGCCACACAAAAAATTCAAAGCTGAGGTTTATATCCTTTCTAAAGAAGAAGGTGGACGTCACACTCCATTCCACAACAAATACCGTCCTCAGTTCTACGTAAGAACTACTGACGTTACAGGTGAGATCTTCTTACCAGAAGGTGTAGAAATGGTAATGCCTGGTGATAACTTAACAATCACTGTAGAATTGTTACAACCAATCGCTCTTAACGAGGGTCTTAGATTCGCGATCAGAGAAGGTGGTAGAACAGTAGGTGCTGGTCAGGTTACTGAAATCTTAGATTAA
- the secE gene encoding preprotein translocase subunit SecE: protein MSSFVDFLKGSYNEFRHKVEWPKWADLQSSTIVVTIATVILALFTFGVDELFSKAISNIIGMLINLFN from the coding sequence ATGAGTTCATTTGTCGATTTTTTAAAAGGTTCTTATAACGAATTCAGACATAAAGTTGAATGGCCGAAGTGGGCTGATCTGCAGTCTTCCACTATTGTAGTGACTATTGCAACCGTTATTCTGGCATTGTTTACCTTTGGAGTTGATGAATTGTTTTCTAAAGCAATCAGCAACATCATAGGAATGCTAATTAACTTGTTCAACTAA
- a CDS encoding TolC family protein has product MNRIAGLLLVASSLMAAQQQMSLADCEEAFQKNNLQLLAEQYNINMADADILQAKIWELPQLSGQINAYNPEGKKLFDAGHAKGAQVTQLIYMGGKKKNEIAFAKSNKELAQLQFSQLMVDLRTQLRTTYFNLYYEKLKLDNVNRQLGYMNDLLSAYRVQTAKGNVSLKDQVRLQSIVIQLNSDKVEINKNILEFEEDLKILTGITDDIDPLLSESEAKDLLAAQPFGDTEELKKVALENNADYRYYLKLIDNSKLYSQWQKSLNVPDVNIGAGWDQNGGTFKNEVNLMVGIPLPLWKSNRGNVEKANYAIQQNQKNADFQKLSLETKVQAAYQTWKNQYDQLTGIHSTDLDNLELVYTGMLKNFRSGNISLIEFTDFMDSYRDAVLQVYDMKNNVIQSAEKLNELVQTKIFY; this is encoded by the coding sequence ATGAACAGAATAGCAGGGCTGTTGCTCGTTGCATCCTCTTTGATGGCGGCACAACAGCAGATGTCACTGGCAGACTGTGAAGAGGCTTTTCAGAAAAATAATCTTCAGCTTCTTGCCGAACAGTACAACATCAACATGGCTGATGCGGATATCTTACAGGCTAAAATCTGGGAGCTTCCTCAGCTCAGCGGGCAGATCAATGCCTATAATCCGGAAGGCAAAAAACTTTTCGATGCCGGGCATGCGAAAGGGGCCCAGGTAACCCAACTGATTTATATGGGAGGCAAAAAGAAAAATGAAATTGCCTTTGCCAAATCCAACAAAGAACTAGCCCAGCTCCAGTTTTCCCAGCTTATGGTAGACCTCAGGACCCAGCTGAGAACCACATACTTCAACCTCTATTATGAAAAACTGAAACTCGACAATGTCAACAGGCAGCTTGGTTATATGAATGACCTGCTGAGTGCTTACCGGGTTCAGACCGCCAAGGGAAACGTCTCGCTGAAAGACCAGGTCCGCCTGCAAAGCATCGTTATCCAGCTGAACAGTGATAAAGTGGAAATCAATAAAAATATCCTTGAATTTGAAGAAGACCTGAAAATTTTAACCGGCATTACCGATGATATTGATCCGCTCCTTTCCGAAAGCGAAGCAAAAGACCTGCTTGCTGCCCAGCCTTTCGGAGATACTGAAGAGCTGAAGAAAGTAGCCCTGGAAAACAATGCAGATTACCGGTATTATCTGAAACTGATTGATAACAGTAAGCTGTACTCCCAGTGGCAGAAATCCCTTAATGTACCGGACGTGAATATAGGGGCAGGATGGGACCAGAACGGAGGGACATTTAAAAATGAAGTCAACCTGATGGTGGGAATACCGCTGCCGTTATGGAAAAGCAACCGCGGCAATGTTGAAAAAGCCAATTATGCCATTCAGCAAAATCAGAAAAATGCGGATTTTCAGAAGCTGAGCCTCGAAACAAAAGTACAGGCGGCCTATCAGACATGGAAAAACCAGTATGACCAGCTTACCGGTATCCACTCTACAGACCTCGATAACCTTGAGCTGGTATATACCGGAATGCTTAAAAACTTCAGGAGCGGCAATATAAGCCTCATTGAATTCACCGACTTTATGGATAGCTACAGGGATGCTGTGCTTCAGGTGTACGACATGAAAAACAATGTGATACAGTCTGCTGAAAAACTTAATGAATTAGTACAAACAAAAATCTTCTATTAA
- a CDS encoding efflux RND transporter periplasmic adaptor subunit: MKRYIIPLFIALSLASCSKKQAEQKPQAKKGFELSNTMLKSIALAKVEKKYIEDDYNFYGKISADKNSYIDVYPLVGGNVLSVNVELGDYVRKGQVLATIRSTELAEVQKDVSDARTDLVVAQNNLRVAKEMYEGKLNTERDVLEAKSQLQKAEDQLQRAAAVSTVYNVKKGNIYSVVAPISGYIVQKNINKDMQLRSDRSDNIFDVANTTNVWAIMNVNESDIDKISLGMKAEVSTLSYPDKIFYGKIDKIFKIIDPQTNAMQARVVLDNANGLLIPDSKATIKVSTSENNMALAVPSKAVIFDDNRNFVVTFKSRTEVKVKEIKVLKQVGDVTYVSEGLSEGEQVVTENQLLIYRSLNS; encoded by the coding sequence ATGAAAAGATATATTATCCCTTTATTTATTGCCCTGTCACTGGCTTCATGCTCAAAAAAGCAGGCAGAACAGAAACCTCAGGCCAAAAAAGGCTTTGAGCTGAGCAATACCATGCTGAAATCTATTGCTTTGGCAAAGGTGGAGAAAAAATACATAGAAGATGATTATAATTTTTACGGGAAAATATCAGCAGATAAAAACAGCTATATAGACGTTTATCCTCTGGTGGGTGGCAACGTGCTGAGCGTCAATGTTGAGCTGGGAGATTATGTAAGGAAAGGGCAGGTACTGGCTACCATCAGAAGTACAGAGCTGGCTGAGGTGCAGAAAGACGTAAGTGATGCCAGGACAGACCTGGTGGTCGCCCAGAACAATCTCAGGGTAGCCAAGGAAATGTATGAAGGCAAGCTGAATACCGAAAGGGATGTCCTTGAAGCTAAAAGCCAGTTGCAGAAAGCTGAGGACCAGCTGCAGAGAGCGGCAGCGGTAAGTACGGTCTATAATGTGAAGAAAGGAAACATCTACAGTGTTGTAGCGCCCATCAGTGGCTACATCGTCCAGAAGAACATTAACAAGGATATGCAGCTGAGGAGCGACCGCAGCGATAATATTTTTGATGTGGCCAATACTACGAATGTTTGGGCGATTATGAATGTGAACGAATCTGATATAGACAAAATAAGCCTCGGAATGAAAGCGGAGGTTTCCACACTCTCATATCCGGATAAAATATTCTACGGGAAAATAGATAAAATATTCAAGATCATCGATCCTCAGACCAATGCTATGCAGGCACGGGTGGTACTTGATAATGCCAACGGGTTGCTGATCCCGGACAGTAAGGCAACCATCAAAGTATCTACCTCCGAAAACAATATGGCACTGGCCGTTCCATCCAAAGCCGTCATATTTGATGACAACAGGAATTTCGTTGTGACATTCAAGTCCAGAACCGAAGTGAAAGTGAAGGAAATAAAGGTGCTGAAACAGGTTGGTGACGTTACGTATGTTTCGGAAGGCCTGTCTGAAGGAGAACAGGTGGTAACCGAAAACCAGCTTCTGATCTATCGTTCACTGAACAGCTAA
- a CDS encoding helix-turn-helix domain-containing protein, protein MNNIGFNIRKIRESKGFSQEYMANVLDISQASYARLENEDTKVTVDRLHKIAEILETSIIDFFDTDKITIQNQNNYDHSNGVVQNMTVESKEVYEKLLQSKDDQISLLTKMIDKFLKS, encoded by the coding sequence ATGAATAATATTGGTTTTAATATCAGAAAGATAAGAGAGTCCAAAGGATTTTCACAGGAGTATATGGCTAATGTATTAGATATAAGTCAAGCCTCTTATGCAAGACTGGAAAACGAAGATACTAAAGTAACAGTTGACAGATTACATAAGATAGCTGAAATCCTAGAAACAAGTATAATAGATTTCTTTGATACCGATAAAATTACTATTCAAAATCAAAATAACTATGATCATTCAAACGGAGTAGTACAAAATATGACGGTTGAAAGTAAAGAAGTTTATGAAAAGCTACTACAAAGCAAAGATGATCAAATTTCATTATTAACAAAAATGATTGATAAATTTCTCAAATCATAA
- a CDS encoding DUF4394 domain-containing protein has translation MKKLSYLSTVLFASFALLSCNDNEDSLNPPASNPGPDLMVYGITSNNELVSFNASNPSSFTSKNTITGIGSGEKLMSVDFRPATGELYAVSSASKIYVINTSSFSARAVSSTAFSPSVSGSIISIDFNPTVDRIRLVSNTGQNLRINPETGVTAATDSNINGSGMPSVTGIAYTNSKSGASSTTLYDIDAASGKLFKQDPPNNGTLVEVGSLGFTFTGQAAFDINPGNTAALMAVQAGNQNILYTLDLTSGKASNIGTLPQTVIDLAIPTDPVAYAVDNSNNLQIFNPNNPMPVSKSMTGMQSGESIVGIDFRPANGQLYAMGSSSRMYTVNLGTGTLTAVGSSAFSTQLSGTDFGFDFNPTVDRIRVVSNTGQNLRLNPNDGTISAVDLTINPGTPAVSAAAYTNNVAGATATTLFVIDHNTDKLYQQTPPNNGVLVETGSLGINISSANGFDIGSMSQKAYLMATVNGATKIYTVNTTTGAATAVSDYPNSVKAFTIGLGF, from the coding sequence ATGAAAAAACTATCTTACCTGAGCACGGTACTGTTTGCTTCTTTTGCCCTGTTATCCTGCAATGACAATGAAGACAGCTTAAATCCGCCGGCATCAAATCCTGGACCTGATCTCATGGTGTACGGCATTACATCTAACAATGAGCTGGTTTCCTTTAATGCTTCCAATCCGTCAAGCTTTACGTCAAAAAATACCATCACCGGAATAGGCTCCGGAGAGAAATTAATGAGTGTTGATTTCAGGCCTGCGACAGGGGAACTGTATGCTGTTTCCAGCGCTAGTAAAATTTATGTCATCAATACCTCGTCTTTTTCGGCAAGAGCCGTGAGCAGTACGGCTTTCAGCCCATCTGTTTCCGGAAGCATCATCTCTATTGACTTCAATCCTACGGTTGACCGCATCCGTCTGGTAAGCAATACGGGACAGAACCTGCGCATCAACCCTGAAACCGGTGTCACCGCTGCTACAGACAGCAACATCAACGGTTCGGGAATGCCTTCCGTTACCGGTATTGCGTATACCAACAGCAAATCCGGAGCTTCGTCAACAACTTTGTATGATATTGATGCGGCATCGGGCAAGCTTTTCAAGCAGGATCCGCCTAATAACGGAACCTTAGTTGAAGTGGGCAGCCTTGGTTTTACATTCACAGGACAGGCTGCTTTTGACATCAATCCAGGCAATACCGCTGCTCTGATGGCAGTGCAGGCCGGCAACCAAAATATCCTGTACACGCTTGACCTCACTTCCGGGAAAGCCTCTAATATCGGTACTTTGCCACAAACGGTCATAGATCTTGCCATTCCTACGGATCCCGTAGCCTATGCCGTAGATAACTCCAATAATCTCCAGATCTTTAACCCTAACAATCCTATGCCGGTCTCTAAATCCATGACAGGAATGCAAAGCGGTGAAAGTATCGTAGGCATCGATTTCCGGCCAGCAAACGGACAATTGTATGCCATGGGCAGCTCAAGCAGGATGTATACGGTCAACCTGGGCACGGGAACACTGACCGCTGTAGGGTCTTCGGCATTCAGCACACAGCTTTCCGGAACGGATTTCGGATTTGATTTCAATCCTACCGTAGACAGGATCCGTGTGGTGAGCAATACAGGGCAGAATTTAAGGCTGAATCCTAATGACGGAACCATTTCAGCGGTTGACCTCACGATCAATCCGGGAACTCCGGCAGTAAGTGCAGCCGCTTACACCAATAATGTAGCAGGCGCTACAGCCACTACCCTCTTCGTGATCGATCATAATACAGATAAACTGTACCAGCAGACTCCTCCCAACAACGGTGTTCTGGTAGAAACCGGTTCACTGGGCATTAATATCAGCAGTGCTAACGGTTTTGATATCGGAAGCATGAGCCAGAAGGCGTACCTGATGGCCACAGTAAATGGAGCTACAAAGATCTATACGGTGAATACCACTACAGGGGCTGCTACTGCAGTATCCGACTATCCTAATTCGGTAAAGGCATTTACAATAGGACTAGGATTTTAA
- a CDS encoding HAMP domain-containing sensor histidine kinase yields MSLKRKLALNLSIAFSLLFGIVMVVIYMSFNDFRKEEFKERFRQRLEFTSHFISRSKDFEEEAPLFFNENSDNILLNETILIFNSKKELIYSTIKDQNVSWDDGLLQRLDEKKIIYDENSVPEIYAALRTIKGENYYILTSAYDSNGNSKLLYLKYLLITAYVMSTLLIGLFSYYLLEQFLRPLEELNQEISEVTAHKLTTQIPVKESNDEISVLANSFNTMIARLNDVFQSQRDFTASASHEIRTPITRMAFQLENMIKLGNHSPETISSLKQIQQDVYQLSDLTNSLLLLTKFDKENIQSLYEEVRIDEVIFESFETVEKSYPDLKMDFLISEDTSEHALFTVSGIQSLLDIVFINLFKNAAIYSDDMEVNVLLTETESSIIIDVISKGATIPETEQQKLFEAFTRGNNAQNISGSGLGLRIVKRIIEYHGAHIGYLAPDEYTNTFRITFNI; encoded by the coding sequence ATGTCTTTAAAACGGAAACTGGCCCTCAACCTCAGCATTGCCTTCTCACTGCTCTTCGGTATCGTGATGGTGGTAATCTATATGTCTTTTAACGATTTCAGGAAAGAAGAGTTTAAGGAGCGGTTCAGGCAACGCCTGGAATTTACCTCTCACTTCATTTCCCGGTCCAAAGATTTTGAAGAGGAAGCGCCGCTCTTTTTCAATGAGAATTCCGATAATATCCTCCTTAACGAAACCATCCTGATATTTAACAGTAAAAAAGAGCTGATATACAGTACGATTAAGGACCAGAATGTATCCTGGGACGACGGCTTACTCCAGCGGCTGGATGAAAAAAAGATCATCTATGACGAAAATTCGGTGCCGGAAATCTATGCCGCCTTACGCACCATCAAAGGGGAGAATTATTATATCTTGACAAGTGCCTATGATTCCAACGGCAACTCTAAACTCCTGTACCTGAAGTACCTCCTCATTACAGCATATGTCATGAGCACACTGCTCATCGGCCTTTTCAGCTACTATCTCCTGGAGCAATTCCTAAGGCCTCTGGAAGAGCTGAACCAGGAAATTTCAGAAGTAACGGCCCACAAGCTCACGACCCAGATTCCGGTGAAAGAATCCAATGACGAGATCAGTGTTCTGGCCAACTCTTTCAATACGATGATAGCCCGGCTGAATGATGTATTCCAGTCGCAGAGAGATTTTACGGCCAGTGCTTCCCATGAGATTCGCACGCCCATCACCAGAATGGCTTTCCAGCTGGAAAACATGATTAAGCTTGGAAATCACAGCCCTGAAACCATTTCCTCACTGAAACAGATCCAGCAGGACGTATACCAGCTGTCCGATCTTACAAATTCCTTGTTGCTGCTTACGAAATTTGACAAAGAAAATATCCAGAGCCTTTACGAAGAAGTGCGTATTGATGAAGTGATCTTTGAATCTTTTGAAACCGTAGAGAAAAGCTATCCGGATCTGAAAATGGATTTCCTCATATCCGAAGACACTTCCGAGCATGCCCTTTTTACGGTAAGCGGAATACAGTCGTTGCTGGATATCGTCTTTATCAACTTATTTAAGAATGCAGCGATCTATTCCGATGATATGGAAGTGAATGTGCTGCTTACTGAAACGGAGTCTTCCATCATCATAGATGTGATCTCCAAAGGAGCTACCATTCCTGAAACGGAACAGCAGAAGCTTTTTGAAGCCTTTACCAGAGGAAACAATGCCCAGAATATTTCCGGCTCCGGCCTCGGGTTGCGCATTGTGAAGAGGATTATTGAATACCATGGTGCCCACATCGGCTATCTGGCTCCGGATGAATATACCAATACATTCCGGATTACATTCAATATATGA
- the nusG gene encoding transcription termination/antitermination protein NusG: protein MSELKWYVLKAISGQENKVKNYIETEIKRLGFEQYVTQVVIPMEKVIQLRNGKKVPKERPYYPGYLMVEADLMGEIPHIIKNIPGVISFLSLTKGGDPVPMRKSEVNRMLGRMDELSEFASDVEIPYVVGENVKVIDGPFNGFNGTVEKILEDKKKIEVSVLIFGRKTPMELSYMQVEKV from the coding sequence ATGAGCGAATTGAAATGGTATGTGCTGAAAGCCATCAGCGGACAGGAAAATAAAGTGAAAAACTATATTGAGACGGAAATCAAGCGTTTAGGCTTTGAACAGTACGTTACTCAAGTGGTTATTCCTATGGAAAAGGTAATTCAGTTAAGGAACGGAAAAAAAGTTCCTAAGGAAAGACCTTATTATCCTGGCTACCTAATGGTGGAGGCTGACCTTATGGGAGAAATTCCTCACATCATTAAAAATATTCCGGGTGTTATCTCTTTCTTAAGTTTAACCAAAGGAGGAGACCCTGTTCCGATGAGGAAATCTGAAGTAAACAGGATGCTGGGAAGAATGGACGAACTTTCCGAATTTGCCAGCGATGTGGAAATTCCTTATGTAGTTGGAGAGAATGTAAAAGTAATCGACGGTCCGTTCAACGGATTCAACGGTACGGTTGAGAAAATTCTTGAAGACAAGAAGAAAATTGAAGTTTCAGTATTGATTTTCGGAAGAAAAACACCTATGGAACTTAGCTACATGCAGGTAGAAAAAGTATAA